The Clostridia bacterium genome segment TGAAGCCATAGGCATCGCGGAGCCCACGGAAGGGTGTGACGCCCTTGCCCGCTGACTCCTTCACGCCAAGGAGTTGGTCCATCGCGAGCTGCACTTTGTCGGTCGAGTCGAGTCCGACGAGCACGGTGCCGTTTCCGCCGACGCGACCTACGTTCGAGAATGCGGCGAACGCGGTACGGACGCTGGTGATCTCCGCCTCGATCTCGGCCGCTTCGACAACGCGGTCCTTGAGGTGCGAACGGACCAGGTCCGCCGCCGGTACCGGCAGCTTTGCAGCAGCCAACATAGTGGCGACCAGTTGCGCGCTCTGGATCTTCTTCGCATCCGCCAGCACAGACTGAGCCTGCGCAAGAGCCGTTTGTACAACCGTGGACTCCGTGGCAGAGGCAGCAGCCGCTGTAGCCTGCGCCGGTAATGTTGCGATCGCTTCCGCGACCTTTGCGAGAAATTCAGTGTGCTTGTCTTCCGGCAAGTTCGTGAATTCCGTGTTCAACTCATCCGCGCTGGTGGCGTTCACCTTGCGGAGCGCCGCGAGCAGCTTCAGGATCTGTTCCTTCATCGCTCCATCTCCGTTGTTCCGGCCAGCGCCTTTCGGGCTGCCGTGATTTTCCCCGCTTGAAGCGAGGGAAGTTTTACGTACTGCGTCTCGCTGCATACGCGAGATCTCCGCGCGCACGGCCGCTGAAGCAGCCAGGCGAACGTTGTCCAGGAACTTGCCGCCTGCAGCCGCCTCGGCGCACAGGTCAACGCTGGTGAGCTTGGCGCACTTCGTCGCGTAGAGAACGTCCTCGCCGTTGATCTTCGCTTTACGGAATCCGAAGAATCCGAGGGCCGAGATGCCAAAGAGATCCAGCTTGTTCGCGTCGCGCGCGGCCGAGAGCATTGCCTGCAACTGAGTCTCGCTTTTAAGCAGGTGCAACTGCGCGATCGCCGCGTCGCCGCTCATCCCGCCGTTGTCGCACCAGCCTGCAGTGCGCGTGGCGTCAACCGCTTCGTTTTCGTCGGGCGCCGGATGTCGGCGTCCGAAGCGAGCGCCATTAACGGCCGCCGCAACTTCGGCTACCACTTCAGGCGGGAAGTACTGACGCAGCGGTTTGCCGTCGATGGCGACGTGTCCGTTGGCAAAGCCGGCCTTCATCACCTGAATCGAAAAGGTGAAAGGGTCATCAGCCGCCGCGTCGCGAGCGAGGAATACCGCCGCGTTCGCGACCGGAACGTAAGCTGTCTCGACCTCAACCGCGTCGCCCAACTGAATCTCTTCGTTTGTGTCAACGCTGTACGGGATCTGAAACAACTCGCCATCCGTGCCGCGCGCAATGACGTAATCGTCAAAGGTCTCGACGACGTAGTACTTCCACGAGTCGGTTGTGCCATTGACGGTGCCAAACTTTTTACGAACTGCTTCGTCAAGCTTGTTTTTCAGTTCTTCGAGCGACATTTCCATCGCGTCTCTCTTTCGCAAAGGGCGACCTGTTCAGGACGCCGGTATCCGTCACCCCTTGCATTTCTCCGGTGCGATGAAAAACTAGGCCGCTGGCTTCGTCGGCGGAGGAGGCGGAGGCGGAGGAACAGCAAAAGTGAACTTCTTGCCATCCGCAGTCACAAGCTTCAGCACCTCGGAACCCTTCGGAAATTCGCTCGCGTCGTTGTCGATCGCAACGACATCGCGCTTGAGTACCTGCCATGACTCAAGCTTCATCGCGGCTTCGTAGCTCTCCGGTTCTGGTACCCGGAGCATCCGGTTGGCTTCGCGGAGAGCTGCCGCACGCTGAGCCGACAGGTCATCGGGGAAATCGGTCTGCGCCTGCTTGAATGCCTGCGCGTATGTTTTGGTCCAGTTAGACCGTTGCGACTTCGGCAAGAAATGCGGTGCCGCTGGAACTTCAACGTTTGCCATCTCTTCTCCTCTCACGCCGCCGGCGTGACGCTGACTTTGATTCCGAGCGATTCCAAAAGCCCCTTCTGCGCCGAAGTCGCCTTAAGCGCATCGGAGCTGAAGTACGGACGTTCCAGGCAGTGACAATTGATCGTGTTTTCCGCCGAGCCTGCTGGATCGCGCGGGAACATCAACTTCTCACCACCTACTTCGAACGGCTGATTAACATCGACCACCTGCCCGCTCGCTTGCTGGTGATCGAACCTTGGCCTCTTTGCTGCGGGGATCCAGAGCCACTGCTTCTGCAGGTCGGGATGTGCTTGTGAAAGGTCTTCGAGCCGCGCTTGCGCCGACATCGAATGGACGCGAAGGATCTCGTTTACTGCGATAGCCTGGGCACGCTCTCCGATAGGGCCGAAGATGCCGTCGAACTTTCCGTTGCCGAGGGATCGGCCAACCTGCTCGATGATGCTGCTCATTGGCTGGCCACCAAGGAATGCGCGCTGGATCGCGGCGTTCACATTTGCCGACGCCGTCTTCGAAAGAGCTGTGACAAGGTCCGCTGTGTAGCCCTGCGCTATGCTGAGTGTCGTCTTCGAAACCTGTCCAAGAGGCATAGGCCCGAAGACAGCCTCCATCGGCTTGTTGACCGTTGCCGCGCCCAGTTTCGCGGCCGTAGCCTGCATGTTCCCGATGTCCTGGACGGCCACGTTCGCAAAATCGCTGAACGCTTGATCGATCGATACTTTGACCGCTCTCAGCTGCGCGCTGCTGAATCGCGAGGGGTCCATGCCTACCAGTTCGCTCGTGATGCGTTTACGCGCCTCGTCGAGCAGCTCCATCACGTTCTTCCGTGCTTGCGGAGTCAACGCACGGCTCTGCTTGATAAGATCTCGCACCCGCTCTGCAAACCGTTGCTGGGTGGTCACTGGACACCTCCAGCGCCTGCCGCAAGATCCAGCGCGTTCTTCAGATTGACCTGGGGATTTAGTTCGTCGATCTGCTGTGCCTGTTTATTGCTCGACTCCAGCTGTGCGGCCGCGTACTCGTCTTTGGACTCCACCTTGACGCCGAGTTGGGAAAGCATGATGTGGAACGCACGGGCAGCTGTCTCCCCTTGTATCCATCCGCGATCTTCCGCAAGAGCGAGGGCGCTGCCTGTCTGTGCGAGCGTCGCACCCGACTTCTGCATGTCGCGGATCAGTAGATCAGGGGCCTGAATATCAAAACCGCGATCGACGTCTTCGGGAAGTACACCGTGAGCGATTGCCTGGTCGATTACGAAATTCACGAGCGCCCGGACGATTCGCTTGATTACGTTCTGGCGCTCTGTGAGCTTCTTCCCCGTCGGGCCTTCCATCTCAGCAGCCGTGGAGCGGTTTGCATCTACGGGATCGGCAAAAAACATTGGCGGAAGGCCGATACCGCCGAGACCGTACTTCTTTACCATCTGCGCGGACTCGGCCATATCGGCACCTTTGAAATCCGGAGTCCTCGTCTCAAACTTCACGCCTTCGTTGTGCACCTGAACGCCGCCCTGCCGAGGCGGGTTCTTAGTCAGCTTCCTTGTGTACTCGTCTACGGCCTTCTGGTCCGCCCCGTTGAGAGTCACGTCCCAGATGAACGAGTTCAGCAGCCGAACCTTGTCGGCGAAATCGAAGATCATCTGGTCGAGCACGTCGATCCAGTCAGCCAGGCAGAAAAGATCGCTGATTCCGCGGCTCGCGCTCTTCGACTTGTTAACCGCGAAGTAGAAGCAATCGCCTACGAGCTGCCCAAAGCTTTCGGAACTGGAGTCTTCGTCCAGGCGAACGATGCGCAACCTGCGCGGTTCCTTCTCGAACATCCGTTGCTTCAACCGAACGGCAACGGGGAAGGAGATGTCAGTGTCGCCGTCTTGGGTCTGCAACCGGCCGTACTCAATGCAGTCGATGTCCTGGGGATCGATGTAGCCGAGACGTACCATGCCATCGACAGGATTGACCGCGACTGGAAGACAGAGCTCTCCGAACCTCGACAGTTCGTCCGAGTACTCCGACAGATTTTTTTCGATGTCGTTGATGCCGTCTGTCCAGAACCGCTTTACAACATCCTGGACGCGTTGGTCCTTGGCTATGACATCGAAGCCCTCGCCTACAACAAAGCTGGTGATGATTTCGACAATTCGCTTACCGAATGGCGTCGTGCTCGAGAGGTAGTAGCAGACCTGCTGCATCTTCTCGTGCATGAGCGGATTGAGGTCTCGGCGAGTTTTGCTGGACGTGATCCGCGTGGAGCGAGCATCTTCCGAATCGCCGAGCGCAAGCAGTTGCGGATTGAGTGCCTGTTGCGTGTTGGCTACTTTGTCCTCCGGCTTTGTGGTGAGCGACTCGTCCAGCGTGAGGTTCAAAGTTGTAAGGCTTGTGGCGAACACCTGGTGAACGTCACCGGCACGCATCGTCTCCCGCAGATTGAGAAGTGTCAGTCTCACCAGGCTCTCCTCTCGTGCGAGCGAGCGCCCACCGAGTACTCGCCGCCTGCGCGACGGCTGAGTAAATCGTGCTGAACTACTTCATCGCTCGCCTGTGCTGAGCGAACACCGAACTGCACATCTGCGGATCCGAGCGCTGCAGGCACCGTATTACGCGCCGCGAACTCGGCGAGAGCTGCCGCCCAGAAGCTATCAGCGTGGCTGTAGAGCTTCCGCTTCTTTCCGCCCGCAACTGCTCCGTCCACTTCAATGCGCGGCGCGTCGAAGCGCACGCCCGTGCCGGTCACTTCACGCTTGATCGCCATCAACTCCTGGCGAATATCTTTGTCGGCGGGAATGCGTTTCTTCCCGGCTTCAAGACGCTTCTTCAGCAGGATCGCGAGATCTGTCTTCAACTTCACGCCGGCATCATTGTTGCCGGCGAAGTTCACACCCATCACGCGTCCCGGATAGTCCTGCACCAGGTAATCGAAAAGCGCGATACCCATGCCAGTGCTGTCGATCGCGGTCCTCGTCGTAAGTCCGACCAGAGGAGAAAAGCTCTTGTGTTGTTGCGGGAACGGCATGCCGTGATACGAGATCACGCCGCGAGTCCAAGCGACGTCGCCGAGGTGCTCGTCAAGCCAGAGCACGCTCTTATCGCGATCGCGGGCGACGTCGAGTCCGCCGTAGACAGGCCCGATAGGAACGTACCCTTGCGGCCACATGATCGTCGCGCCATCGTCCTCGGCCGCCTGGATCAGATCCACGCCAATCCACGCGCCGACTGCTTTAAGGAACACACAAAGGAATTCCTGGGCGAAGGTATCGTCGTCCTTGATGCCCTCGCGCATCTCTTCGATATTGATGGGGCAGCCCTCTGCCACCGCGAGGTTCACATCCACCCAGTGCCCGGACCAGGGACCTTTGCGAACGGGATTGGTATCAGGAGCTACGCCGTCCACTAATCCGAGATCGCGAGCGAGGTCGAAAAACTTTCCTTGTTCGCCATTCGGTGTCGAGAGAACGTCGGCTTCATGCCCAAGAGCGAGCTGGCGCATCACGGCCGCCCAGATCGCATAGCTGTCCTGGTGGTGTGCGAACTCGTCGAGCACTGCGTCTCCGGGATAACCGCGTGCCGTACGAGGATTGGCAGGCAATGCAATCATGCGCGAGCCGTTTGCAAGCTGGAGGCGCGACTGTGTTTCGGAAGTCACCCCAAACTGGTCAACAAAAGGCTCCTCAAAGATTTCCGCGACCGCGCCCATCGCCTGGCGAATTTTCTGAACGTTCTCGACGAACTCGATCGACTGAGCTTTCGAAGCGCTCAACACCGTGACGGTGTGATTCGGCTTTTCGAGTAAGCGAAGGAGGCGCTTTCCTCCCGTTGCGAACGAGAAGCCGATGCGCGCGGACTTTACCCCAAGCGTGAAGCGTGCCTTGTCGTCGATCCACCGCTGCTGATAACCGCGCAGCTGGATTACGGGCGGCAGCGCCTCGCTATGCGGGCGGGAGCCCAAAGGTCCGCTCACGGATACGGTCGATGTCTTGCTTCGTGAGCTGCTGACCTTTTTCGAGTTTTTTGGCGGCGTCATTCGTTAATTTGTCCAGCTTCTGCTTCAACAGCTCAACGCGTGCTTGCTCGGTTTCGGCCTGCTTCTCCTGTATCTCCGCACGCTTTCGTTGCACTAGTAGTCGTCCGAGTTTGATCAGGTCGCCGCGTAAGGCCTTGCGGCTCCTCTCGTCGACGTTTTCAGTCAGTGCAAAGATCTGATCCGTGAGAGCGTTTGTTACGGCTGCGTCCAGGTCGCCGCGCTCGACGTGCGCAAAACTCTCAGCAACAGCGCGTGCTCTCTCAACTTCCAACTGCGATTCCTGTTGCACCTGCTCAACTCGCAGGTCATACCAGCGGTGCAAATTCGACTTCGGCAATCGCAGCCCAGGGAAGAGTTGCTGTATCTCCGGTGCGACCTTTTCCCATTCCTTCGTAAACGTCGGCGAGAGCGCTTCCAGCTCCAGCCAGGTGCGCCCATTCCTTGTGCGCTCGAACAGAATCCGGTCGTGCATCTCAGTTGGCAGACGATCGATGTTCAGCGGCTGCCGCGTGAGTCTTTTGTCGCCCGTCTTTGGTCTTCTCTTCGCCATCAGTCGAGCCGGATCGCGTCGTCGGTTGGAGGAGGACCCTC includes the following:
- a CDS encoding terminase family protein encodes the protein MSGPLGSRPHSEALPPVIQLRGYQQRWIDDKARFTLGVKSARIGFSFATGGKRLLRLLEKPNHTVTVLSASKAQSIEFVENVQKIRQAMGAVAEIFEEPFVDQFGVTSETQSRLQLANGSRMIALPANPRTARGYPGDAVLDEFAHHQDSYAIWAAVMRQLALGHEADVLSTPNGEQGKFFDLARDLGLVDGVAPDTNPVRKGPWSGHWVDVNLAVAEGCPINIEEMREGIKDDDTFAQEFLCVFLKAVGAWIGVDLIQAAEDDGATIMWPQGYVPIGPVYGGLDVARDRDKSVLWLDEHLGDVAWTRGVISYHGMPFPQQHKSFSPLVGLTTRTAIDSTGMGIALFDYLVQDYPGRVMGVNFAGNNDAGVKLKTDLAILLKKRLEAGKKRIPADKDIRQELMAIKREVTGTGVRFDAPRIEVDGAVAGGKKRKLYSHADSFWAAALAEFAARNTVPAALGSADVQFGVRSAQASDEVVQHDLLSRRAGGEYSVGARSHERRAW
- a CDS encoding phage protein Gp27 family protein — encoded protein: MAKRRPKTGDKRLTRQPLNIDRLPTEMHDRILFERTRNGRTWLELEALSPTFTKEWEKVAPEIQQLFPGLRLPKSNLHRWYDLRVEQVQQESQLEVERARAVAESFAHVERGDLDAAVTNALTDQIFALTENVDERSRKALRGDLIKLGRLLVQRKRAEIQEKQAETEQARVELLKQKLDKLTNDAAKKLEKGQQLTKQDIDRIRERTFGLPPA